The Apium graveolens cultivar Ventura chromosome 3, ASM990537v1, whole genome shotgun sequence sequence TAGGGGTTATAAGTTATAGATGCATTGACATTATGTGTGATAACAGTTCAACAATCAAGTTATCTAAGAATCCAGTTATGCATCGAAGGACAAAACACATCGATGTTAGATATCATTATCTCCACAATTTGTCAAGTGAAGGTACTGTGAAGTTGGTCTTCTGTGGAACTAATGATCAAGTAGCAGACATCATGACTAAACCTATCAAGTTGGATCAGTTTGTGAAACTTAGAAGTTTGCTTGGTGTTCAACGACTCCATACATAAACTGATGCTGTCAGCATATTTCAGTTAAGGGGAGGATTTGTTAGAGATTACTGTCTACCTAGTCTTCGTTAGTCAAGTTGAAGCATAATAATAGGTTAAAGTAGTGCTTCCACTACTAGAATAAGCTAGTTTTTAGGAGTTGAAATGTTCTAATTTGTTAGAATGTATTTCCTAGTTTTTCTCAGTTGTTCACGTTTGTATTTGTTAGGCTATATAGCCAATACTTTGACGTGAATAAATAATATTGAGTTCCACGTTTCACTAATATTATCTAAACGTTAAAAACTCAACAATCATCCCTTTTAACACAATACTCCATATTTACGATAACCATCAAAAATCAAAACTTGCTGATATCTCCCCTCGAAAAAGAATTCATTTACCTTGTTCAACGAACTTGTGAGAATCATTAAAGACTTATATACATACTTTCCCCTTCTAATATTATATTAGTTTCTTTAATGTAAATTCAAAGACGCTTTTGCCTGATTATTTTTATGTTtagtattttcaaaatttgttttCTTGATACCATCTAATTTTTGGTTTTCAATATATTAATTAAGGATATATGGTAAATAATTTTGTCCCCCGAAGTTTTTTCTTAATATAAGTACTTTTCAAAATAGACATGTAACGATAAATATACTGAATTGTTAGCGTATATATCTCACAATTTAGAAACTCCGGAATTTTACAAACTTTAACTTCAGTTTCTAATTTTAGTCATTCTATGCAATACAAGCAACAATTTGTCAAAATAGCATTAAAATGAGCACAAGAAACTCAAAAATAGAACAACTTGTGAAGCTTCACTCAAGATTATATTCTTCCTTGAAGCAATCTGACATCACGTGTGCCAACTAGTTGAAGATAAGGTTTCCATTATAAATCTGAGAACAATAATTTGTATATAGATAGAATATAATAATGCAATATCAAGTTGATCGTTTACAGAAAAAGCACAAAAATAAAATCACACAATCCACAAATGATATGGTTTGCCTAACAAACATCGAAAATCAAACTCCTCACAAAAATCTCCCACTCATctaaaaaatgaaattttatttcttcacattttcaaatttaattCTACTAGTATTATTACTATGTTACATAACTCGATCCTCCAGCTCAGCAAAAATTCAACTCCCTCGGTCAACTATAACACTTTCCGTTAGAGACTACGGCGCAATAGGCGACGGCGTCCACTACGACACTCATTCCATCCAATCAGCAATTAACGACTGTCACTCTAACGGCGGCGGCCACGTCATCTTCCCGCCAGGCAGTTACTTAACTGCGACTATATATCTAAAATCCGACGTGGTGTTGGAGATAAAAAAGAATGCAACGATCCTGGGAGGAATAAAACAGAAGGATTATCCGAAGGAGAATGAGAAGTGGTACGTGGTGGTGGCGGAGGATGCGGAGAATGTGGGGATCACTGGCGGTGGGGAGATTAATGGACAGGGATTGAAGTTTGTTACGAGATTTGATGAGAGGAAGAATGTGATGGTTAGTTGGAATACAAGTGGTGATTGTTTGGGTGATGAGTGTAGGCCCAGGCTTGTTGGTTTTTTACGTAGTAGGAATGTTAGGGTGTGGGATGTTAACTTGGTTCAGCCTGCTTATTGGTGGTGCGTTTTTGTTTTCTCCTACTCTTTCCGTTTCTAAATAATAGTTGTTGTTTCGATGTAAgaagaaaatatatttttacttatTTAAGTAGAATTATTTGTTTTAACGGCTCAACTCATGATTGCATGTTTTAATAATCGGAAGACTTATATTTAGTGATGGATAggtattattatttttttaatttatttgacTATTTGAGGTTTGACGTTGTAATGTGTTTTACTCTACTTGTTTATGCTATGCCTATGCATGTGAATTTGTAGACATTTATCTTAGGCAAGAAATGCATCTACCGTGATCTATTTACTTGGCTGCCGGAGAGTCTGGATTGTATATGTCTTTGAAGGAATTGTTAGGGTTATTTATTACTCAAGGAACAGAATGATCTTGTTGCGTATAGAGATGCTGATGAAAAATTGTATCATTTAGGACTTATGTTGCTGCTTTTGTGTTTACAAAGAAATCTTTAATGATATTATTGTCCGAATTGAACTTCTGGCTTTACTATTTTAGTTAACAGAAAATGAACTGACATTGTAAATCAGGCCTAGGTTTTTTTTTTGAAAGGGAAATCAGAAGTTGTTAGTGCTTCTATTGCGAAATTCTTAGTATAGTTCTAACTTATACTGTAAAGTTCAAAGTTCTAGACTTCTAGTAGCTTTTAGAGAAGTAGATGACAGTACTCAAGCTTCTATGGGGTCTGTTTATTTCAATGGAGAATGAGGTTGTTTGTTGTTTGACATAATATGCTCATAGCCTCAAAAATACTGCTGCATCGATTTTTCTATCCTCCAATAGATTTGGATATGAACATTATTAAAGTAATGTAAATGAGATGTGCAATCACTGATTTCAGCGGAGTACAAGCTAAGTATTAAACTTATTGCTATGTTATTACCTTATCTCTCATTTGTAAGTCACCGTGCCCTGTCTTTTATAACGGATCACATTGAGTATTATAAATTGCTTTGGAAACCAAGGATAAAGTCCTAGTTAGAACTAAATATATGACCTGAGAAATGACAGCATAGGTGATAAtattttctttttgtttcccCTCTACCATGTCTTATATTACTGGAAGAGTTTACAGCTAAGTTCAGTTATCCTCAATTCTACCACTAGTTGGTTTTTACTTCGTACTTTTTATCTTGTATATTTTCTTGTAAAAGAGCTTAGTGTTCATATGCAGCTTGCACTTTGTACAGTGTGATAATACATCTATACATGATGTCTCAATATATGGAGATTTCAACACACCTAACAATGATGGCATAGATATAGATGATTCAAATAATACAGTCATTACTAGATGCAACATCAACACTGGAGATGATGCTATCTGTCCTAAAACATATAACGGTCCTCTTTATAACCTTACGGCCACCGATTGCTGGATTCGAACAAAATCTTCAGCTATCAAATTTGGGAGTGCTAGCTGGTTTGATTTCAAGGGTCTGGTTTTCAATAATATAACCATAGTGGATTCTCACAGAGGACTTGGGCTACAGATTCGAGACGGAGgtaacaatttttttttataaatattctgagaatttctGGAACTTTTCCTAACTGGACTTCTTTTAAATGGTGCACTATGTACCAAACTGATAGTCTATTTCCTGTTCTGAGATATCTGAGAATTTCTGGGACCTTTTCTTAACAAATGCTACTGAACCTTTTATAAATGGTGCACTAACTCTGTATATACCAAAATGACAGTCTATTTCCTATTTTGCATTTTTTTAATCCAGAATTTATCCGTCAAACTTTATTGAATTTGAATTGAGGGAATCAAACCATGGTCAGTAACGTGGGAGGGTGCTATGATACCACTTCACTAGATGCGCTTCGTGTATTATAGCTTACTATGAAGATCACTGATACTACTTTTTCAGGAGCCAAAGAAACCAAATTGCCTTTCTCATTACAACAATACCCAAATAGTTAAACTTTTACTTGGACATCACAGTAgctaattgattattttataattgaaatGTTGAGAAACCTTACTACTAGTCTTCTATAACATTAAATTTACTATTTTGGTACTTGAGGTTAGAGCTTATGCAAAAAAGAAAAATCGGAACTTTGTGTTGTTCAGATAGAAAAGATAATAATGTAGTAAGTTTTGGGGCTTTTGCCCATGGTGATGCTTACAGATAGAAAGTTATGATCCCTTCCCACCCAATGCACATTGTCTTGttctttttaataaataataactGAAATTTTGATTGTGATTAACTTGTTAGTACAGGAAATGTAAGTGATGTGACTTTCTCAAATATAAACATCACTACAAGATACTATGATCCATCGTGGTGGGGAAGAGCAGAGCCTATATATGTGACAACCTGCCCCAGAGATGAAACTTCGAAATCTGGCTCAATATCCAATATACTATTTGTCAACATTACCGCAACTTCAGAAAACGGCGTCTTCCTATCCGGATGCAAGGGTGGAATTCTGAGCAACTTAAAATTCGTAAATGTGAATCTCACCTACAGAAGATGGACAAATTATATGGATGGTTTAATAGATTACAGGCCAGGATGTCAAGGACTAGTTAATCATAGTTCAGCTGGGTTTTTAATGGAGCATATCGACGGATTGGAAGCGAATAATGTAAATATGAGATGGTCTAAAGATCGCTTGGGAAGATGGAACACTCCTTTGGATTTCAAGCCTTCGACTGTAAACAACATCTCTTTAATTAATTTCCACTCTGGTTTATCCAAACAGTGACAGTCTCAAAAGCTGGATATTCAttattttgatgaaacatgaGTTCAATTATAATTGAAGTTTCCTTGGGAAGAAGCTCTTTATTCTGAATTGATGGAATTTAATTGATCTTAATTCTATTGTTTTTAAAGTTTTAGAATTCTTGTTATCTTTGCAAAGGAAATATCCCGATTTTCTTTTTGCTTAGTTAAATTTATACATGCATCGAAAATAATAACAGAAATCGGGAAAGCCCATGATCAATCAATATCGCCTTTGTTTGCAAGGACCATATTTAAATGAAGCTACCATGTATTCTCTTAAATCCGATTTTAATCAATTTTCGAGAAACAAAAATCGAGCTCAGAATTAAAACGATAAAGAATAAGCTCTTATTCTTGACATATCTCAGCGGTCATCAATACCATGTTATGCACTCCTTCAAAATAATATTGTGTTCCTTGCCAGGTTACAAACATATGAACCTGAAAAGTATACAAATATGTACTTCGTATCTGACACGCCATCTAACCTCTTATTCTCTCCCGCCAAATTCAATTACCTCAAACTATATAAATCTTAACGGTAACCTAAAACAGGGCTTGTTAGAAATGGCCATGCAAGGTCTTAAAATGAAGTTTGAAGGTTATGACTTGCTATTAAATGAGTGTATAAGCCAAAGGGGTCTTAGAGAAGGTCAGAGAGTCCAGGCCCATATGATTAAAACCCAGTATCTTCCACCTGTGTATCTCAGAAACAGGTTGATTGTTTTTTACACCAAGTGTGAGTGCCTGGAAGATGCTAGGATggtgtttgatgaaatgcctGAGAGGAATATTGTTTCTTGGACGGCAGTGATATCCGGGTATTCGAAAAGAAAGGATGCCTCGGAAGCTCTTACTCTTTTTGTAGAGATGTTAAAGTCAGGTACATTTCTAGCAAGTTATTATATATTAAGGAAATTTTAATGCTTGATGTTGTTGGTATTTCTTGTTTCATTGTCGttagcttgcatattttcttttATCTCATCATTTTTTATTGGcttatttttggtaaatttttATCAACATGCTAAATAATATTGTGCAAGTCTAAAACTAATTtgaatttagcaaaaaaaaatacAAGGAGAATCTTATTTAAGATAAATCTCGGTACATACTTGCGAACATGTCAAAACACTAGGCTAGGGGAAACTAGTCCCTTAGCTCTCCTGGTGTGAATCGCGAGCagaaaacaaagaaaagagaacCTATATAAAATAAGAAGATATCCATACTGATAATAGTAGTATTTATGATCAAAAAAGGGTCAAATCATTTCAATGTTCATTCCTGAAGACTGTTTTCTAGTACATTGAATAAGCTTAGATTATATAGTCTCACAAGCTATAGAGGAGTCACCTTTTTTAAAAGATCTTTACTATGGTGTAATGCCAGTAGGAGTAGCTTATTTAGCCAATTAGCTTTTATTACTTGAATGCAGTTTTACTTCTTCTTTTTTTTGCCACAGAAAGATAGATTTTACTACTAAATCAAATCATTACATAAAACTGAATCAAATTCGGGGTGGACATCTCCCACCCTCCATTGACGCTCAGCTACTGAACAACTGTACCTCGCTAGACACTGAGCTACACTATTCGCAGAACGTTTAACAAACCGTAACATGATGTTTTGAGACTTTAATCTGTTCAGGAGATCTTTGCACTCGTTAATTATTCTCCCTAGATAAGAAAGGCTGGAGTAAGAACTACAGATGAGCTGCACCACTTGCAAACAATCCGTTTCTACTACAACCTCTGATTTGTTGCTTTTCTTAACCCAACTGAGGGCCTCCCGAATGCCAATTGCTTCGGCAAACTCAGGTAAAACACTCCCAGTTATACACCTAGAACTGGCTTCTATGAGTTTCCCGATATGATCTCTGATGACCATCGCATAGCTGAACCTACGTGGTTCTTTAAAGAGAGCAGCGTCGACATTAACCTGACCTCTGTTTATCTGAGGTGGGTGCCACTGTTCCAGACCGTCTTCTTTCTGCACATAGCCTAGAAAACTGTCGAATGAATTATCTTGAACAGATTGCCATTGGTTAAGGACCGAAAATGCCATGTTAACTATCTCCAAAGTGCTGACAGTATGCTGATTCCAGACCAGGTCGTTGCGATTTTTCCAAAGCATCCAACAAGTCATTACATGATTCTGGACTTCCAACTGGTTTTATGATCAAAGATAAGCTGTAACCAGTCCGAGAAGGTAAGGAACTCCTCTGTGTTAGTAAAAGAGGTGACAGATATGTGACAAGTTGATGCAAAGGAACATGTTACCAAAGAGTGTAGTATGGATTCTGAGTCTGTGCAGACTTACATTGACATGTCTTCTTTGCAACAAGTCTTTTGTTGGCAAACAGTTAGAAGCTGCTCGCCAAAGAAATTTTTTCACCTTATACGGTATTTTCAGATTCCACAATCTCCTCCAAAATCCTGAATTAGAAGCACCCTGTCTAGCCGTTTTAGCCTCCTGCAAAGCAATGTAAGCACTTTTGACACTATACTGACCCATTTTCTCACGTCTCCAGTACCAAGTGTCATGATCTTCCACACCTAAAGGAATGGACAGAATAATATTTGCATCTCTTTCATTGAATAACTCAGAAATCAGTTCCTCATCCCATGTTTTCTCTCCTGTTTTCATTAAAGAGAACACTTTCTAGAGCACGGTTGGATAGCTCAATTGGTGAAGAGTTTATCCTCTGTCGTCCCAAGTACTGAGTTCGATCCTCGCTCACCCCGAGAATTTACgagaacagatactcatttgtaaggctataagccatatttgtcaaaaaaaaaagaGAACACTTTCTAAATTGCAAAATGCCTCATTGGTGGAATGAACGTAAGAATCAGAAGCAGTATTCAGAATCTCCACCTCCTTGCCACCACCCACTCGACAAGAAATACCAGCCTTTATCAAATCTTGTGCCTCCATAACACTTCGCCAAATGTAGCTTGGACTACTCCCCATTGTTGCAGTCAAGAAATTACCAGACGGGTATACCTTGCTTTAAATTTTACTTTTTAAACACGAAGATTAtgtgaaatattgattccttacTAGGTTTTGCGTCGAAAGAAAGAAAATTCCACTCGTAAAAGAGAAATGCCTGAGGAGACCGAAGAAATATGGAGTATTTAAATACACCTCCAACAACTATCTAGATGAACCGCGTTAGAGTAATTCAAGGTTTTCCAGGGAAGTAGATTGGACATGATGTGTGCGTGAATATTATACTAATGTTTTCACAACCCAGACACAGAAGAGTCTAATATTGTTTTTaaataaaatctaaataaaaagaaaattacATTTTCGATTGGTGGCATGTGTAACACACATACATGAATTATTCATCTTTAAGCTCCGTGTCCTAATCCCTCTAACTTATCGGCAACTCTCTGCCTCATAAGCCAGATACTCTGTTGTGTATGTTGATTATAGTGCCATATTATAGGACC is a genomic window containing:
- the LOC141712550 gene encoding exopolygalacturonase, encoding MKFYFFTFSNLILLVLLLCYITRSSSSAKIQLPRSTITLSVRDYGAIGDGVHYDTHSIQSAINDCHSNGGGHVIFPPGSYLTATIYLKSDVVLEIKKNATILGGIKQKDYPKENEKWYVVVAEDAENVGITGGGEINGQGLKFVTRFDERKNVMVSWNTSGDCLGDECRPRLVGFLRSRNVRVWDVNLVQPAYWCLHFVQCDNTSIHDVSIYGDFNTPNNDGIDIDDSNNTVITRCNINTGDDAICPKTYNGPLYNLTATDCWIRTKSSAIKFGSASWFDFKGLVFNNITIVDSHRGLGLQIRDGGNVSDVTFSNINITTRYYDPSWWGRAEPIYVTTCPRDETSKSGSISNILFVNITATSENGVFLSGCKGGILSNLKFVNVNLTYRRWTNYMDGLIDYRPGCQGLVNHSSAGFLMEHIDGLEANNVNMRWSKDRLGRWNTPLDFKPSTVNNISLINFHSGLSKQ